One window of Pyrus communis chromosome 12, drPyrComm1.1, whole genome shotgun sequence genomic DNA carries:
- the LOC137710030 gene encoding uncharacterized protein — translation MSNLNKLDFIALEVSGMNYLKWVQDVKLHLTAKNLRPAIEDKTNNPVGEVEKATIAMIFIQRHIHDALQTEYLAEVDPRALWVTLDDRFDHQNDIFLPEARHDWRHLGFQDLKSMNEYNSEICRIRSLLKFCNETLTEEDLLDKTYLTFSATNINLQQQYNLQKFTKFSDFIFVLLLTKRQNQLLMKNHQP, via the coding sequence atgtcaaatttgaatAAACTTGACTTCATCGCTTTGGAGGTCTCTGGAATGAACTACCttaagtgggtccaagatgtgaagctccacctcactgcaaagaatttgCGTCCTGCCATTGAAGATAAGACGAACAACCCTGTTGGCGAAGTGGAGAAAGCCACCATCGCTATGATCTTTATTCAAAGACATATCCACGATGCTTTGCAAACTGAATATCTTGCTGAGGTGGATCCACGAGCACTATGGGTCACTTTGGAtgatcgttttgatcaccaaaatgacattttcttgcctgaagcaagacatgactggcgGCATTTGGGCTTCCAAGACCTTAAGtctatgaatgaatataattctgaaatttgtcgaatccgatcacttctTAAGTTTTGTAATGAAACTTTGACCGAAGAAGATCTCCTGGATAAGACTTATTTGACCTTCTCTGCTACTAATATTAacctgcagcaacaatataaccttcagaagttcactaagttctcaGATTTCATCTTTGTTTTACTTCTTACTAAAAGGCAAAACCAgttgttgatgaagaatcatcaaccTTGA